The following coding sequences lie in one Pseudorca crassidens isolate mPseCra1 chromosome 2, mPseCra1.hap1, whole genome shotgun sequence genomic window:
- the ADAMTSL4 gene encoding ADAMTS-like protein 4 isoform X2, with protein sequence MCLMLLLFLPQLCLDQEVLSGHSLQTPPEENQGPEGVWGPWDQWASCSQPCGVGVQRRSRACQLPTAQLHQGLPLPPRPPRHPEALFPRGQGTRPHTSRETLPLYRPPPRGRGGPLRGPASHLGREEAQEIQGARRSRVRDPIKPGMFGYGRVPFALPLHRNRRHPRRPPSSELSQTSDLPSLTPRTEPSSANHTPQTELPPTEPSAHTPSPPGEPPSPEAAQTEVPSRTRPALTWPHPRAQASGTEPSLFPPSPGEGSSFHMSPQPRRPSSQGWAGPWLAERHPNPFLSVPRSRGQQSQEHWRPGGNLHGSLTESAPHYPDGWLPLLSAGPHSSPLWSLFAPSSPVPRCSGESEQLRACSQAPCPPEQPDPRALQCAAFDSQEFMGQLYQWEPFTEVQGSQRCELNCRPRGFRFYVRHTEKVQDGTLCQPGAPDICVAGRCLSPGCDGILGSGRRPDGCGVCGGDDSTCRLISGNLTDRGGPLGYQKILLIPAGASRLWIAQLRPSSNYLALRGPGGRSIINGNWAVDPPGSYAAGGTVFRYSRPPREEGVGESLSAEGPTTQPVDVYMIFQEENPGVFYQYVISSPPPNLENPTPEPRLPQLQPEVLRGEPPPASVPRPARTPGTLQRQVRIPQMPAPPHPRTPLGSPAGYWKRVGHSECSASCGKGVWRPVFLCISRESGEELDERSCAVGTRPPASQEPCHGPPCPPYWEAGEWTSCSRSCGPGTQHRQLRCRQEFGGGGSSVPLERCGHLPRPNITQPCQLRLCGHWEVRSPWSQCSVRCGRGQRSRQVRCVGSNGDEVSEQECVSGPPRPPSREACDMGPCTTAWFHSDWSSKCSAECGTGIQRRSVICLGSGETHGEGQEEAGAGATEQTCAPGSRPPDMRACSLGPCEVTWCWYTGPWAECSSECGSGTQRRDIICVSKLGTEFNVTSPSNCSHLPRPPALQPCQGQDCQDRWFSTPWSPCSRSCQGGMQTREVQCLTANQTLSIRCPPHLRPSRKRSCNSQPCSQRPDDQCKDSSPHCPLVVQARLCVYPYYTATCCRSCAHVLERSPPEPA encoded by the exons ATGTGTCTGATGCTGCTTCTGTTCCTCCCTCAGCTCTGCCTGGATCAGGAG GTGTTGTCTGGGCACTCTCTTCAGACACCTCCCGAGGAGAACCAGGGCCCTGAGGGTGTCTGGGGTCCTTGGGACCAGTGGGCCTCTTGCTCCCAGCCCTGCGGGGTTGGGGTGCAGCGCAGGAGCCGGGCGTGTCAGCTCCCTACAGCTCAACTCCACCAgggcctgcccctcccaccccggccCCCAAGACATCCAGAAGCCCTGTTCCCCCGGGGTCAAGGCACCAGACCTCATACTTCCCGAGAAACCCTTCCCCTGTACAGGCCACCACCTCGGGGAAGAGGTGGCCCCCTTCGAGGTCCTGCTTCTCATTTAGGGAGAGAGGAGGCCCAGGAGATTCAAGGAGccaggag GTCCCGGGTTCGAGACCCCATCAAGCCAGGAATGTTTGGTTATGGGAGAGTGCCCTTTGCTTTGCCGCTCCATCGGAACCGCAGGCACCCCAGGAGACCACCCAGCTCTGAGCTCTCGCAGACCTCAGATCTTCCATCCCTGACTCCAAGAACAGAGCCATCTTCTGCAAACCACACCCCGCAAACTGAACTCCCTCCTACTGAACCGTCTGCCCACACCCCGTCCCCCCCAGGAGAACCCCCAAGCCCCGAAGCTGCTCAGACAGAGGTGCCCTCTAGAACCAGGCCTGCCCTCACATGGCCCCACCCCAGAGCCCAGGCCTCTGGCACAGAGCCCTCCTTGTTCCCTCCATCCCCAGGAGAAGGTAGCTCCTTTCACATGTCCCCTCAGCCAAGAAGGCCAAGTTCCCAGGGTTGGGCCGGTCCCTGGCTGGCAGAGAGACACCCTAATCCTTTCCTTTCTGTCCCTCGGAGCCGAGGCCAGCAGAGCCAGGAGCACTGGAGACCTGGGGGGAATCTTCACGGGTCCCTCACGGAGTCTGCCCCTCACTACCCAGATGGCTGGTTGCCTCTGCTGAGTGCTGGCCCCCATTCCAGCCCCCTCTGGAGCCTCTTTGCTCCCAGTAGCCCTGTCCCAAGATGTTCTGGGGAGAGTGAGCAGCTGAGAGCCTGCAGCCAAGCG CCCTGCCCCCCTGAGCAGCCAGACCCCCGGGCCCTGCAGTGTGCAGCCTTTGACTCCCAGGAGTTCATGGGTCAGCTGTACCAGTGGGAGCCCTTCACAGAAG TTCAGGGTTCCCAGCGCTGTGAACTGAACTGCCGTCCCCGTGGCTTCCGCTTCTATGTCCGTCACACCGAAAAGGTCCAGGACGGGACCCTGTGTCAGCCTGGAGCCCCAGACATCTGTGTGGCCGGACGCTGTCTG AGCCCTGGCTGTGATGGGATCCTCGGCTCGGGCAGGCGTCCAGATGGCTGTGGAGTCTGTGGGGGTGATGATTCTACCTGTCGCCTCATCTCGGGGAACCTCACTGACCGGGGGGGCCCTCTGGGCTATCAGAAAATCCTGTTGATTCCTGCTGGAGCCTCCCGGCTCTGGATCGCCCAGCTCCGGCCCAGCTCCAACTACCTTG CACTTCGTGGCCCTGGGGGCCGGTCCATCATTAATGGAAACTGGGCTGTAGATCCCCCTGGGTCCTACGCTGCCGGCGGGACTGTCTTCCGGTACAGCCGTCCTCCTCGAGAGGAGGGCGTGGGGGAAAGTCTGTCTGCGGAAGGCCCCACGACCCAGCCTGTGGATGTCTAC aTGATCTTTCAGGAGGAAAACCCAGGTGTTTTCTACCAGTATGTCATCTCTTCACCTCCTCCAAACCTTGAGAACCCCACCCCAGAGCCCCGGCTCCCCCAACTCCAGCCTG AGGTTTTGAGGGGAGAGCCCCCACCTGCTTCAGTACCCCGCCCTGCCCGCACCCCAGGCACCCTCCAGCGTCAGGTGCGGATCCCCCAGATgcctgccccgccccaccccaggaCACCCCTGGGGTCTCCAGCCGGATACTGGAAACGGGTGGGACACTCTGAGTGCTCGGCATCCTGTGGAAAAG GTGTCTGGCGCCCTGTCTTCCTCTGCATTTCTCGTGAGTCAGGAGAGGAACTGGATGAACGCAGCTGTGCCGTGGGCACCAGGCCCCCAGCCTCCCAGGAACCCTGCCACGGGCCCCCGTGCCCACCGTA CTGGGAGGCCGGCGAGTGGACGTCCTGCAGCCGCTCCTGTGGCCCCGGCACCCAGCACCGTCAGCTGCGCTGCCGGCAGGAGTTTGGGGGCGGCGGCTCGTCGGTGCCCCTGGAGCGCTGCGGACATCTGCCCCGGCCCAACATCACCCAGCCGTGCCAGCTGCGCCTCTGCGGCCACTGGGAGGTCCGCTCCCCCTGGAGCCAG TGCTCTGTGCGGTGCGGGCGCGGCCAGAGGAGCCGACAGGTCCGCTGCGTCGGCAGCAACGGTGATGAAGTGAGCGAGCAGGAGTGCGTCTCAGGCCCCCCGCGGCCCCCCAGCAGAGAGGCCTGTGACATGGGGCCCTGCACCACAGCCTGGTTCCACAGCGACTGGAGCTCCAAG TGCTCAGCTGAGTGTGGGACGGGAATCCAGCGACGTTCTGTCATCTGCCTCGGGAGTGGGGAGACCCATGGGGAGGGCCAGGAGGAAGCAGGGGCAGGAGCCACTGAGCAGACCTGTGCTCCAGGAAGCCGCCCCCCTGACATGCGTGCCTGCAGCTTGGGGCCCTGTGAGGTGACGTGGTGCTGGTACACGgggccctgggcagag TGCTCCTCAGAATGTGGCTCTGGCACGCAGCGTAGAGACATCATCTGTGTGTCCAAACTGGGGACTGAGTTCAATGTGACTTCTCCTAGCAACTGTTCCCACctgcccaggccccctgccctgcAGCCCTGTCAGGGGCAGGACTGCCAAGACCGATGGTTTTCTACACCCTGGAGTCCG TGTTCTCGCTCCTGCCAGGGGGGCATGCAGACAAGGGAGGTCCAGTGCCTGACTGCCAACCAGACCCTCAGCATCCGATGTCCTCCTCACCTGCGGCCCTCCAGGAAACGATCCTGTAACAGCCAACCCTGCAGCCAACGCCCCG ATGATCAATGCAAGGACAGCTCTCCACATTGCCCCCTGGTGGTGCAGGCCCGGCTCTGCGTCTATCCCTACTACACAGCTACCTGTTGCCGCTCTTGCGCCCATGTCTTGGAGCGGTCTCCCCCGGAGCCCGCCTGA